In one Elusimicrobiales bacterium genomic region, the following are encoded:
- a CDS encoding CinA family nicotinamide mononucleotide deamidase-related protein: MANARAFLIFTGTELVRGRLNSYTPLICAELEKLGVSVCGETTLPDYENAVARAIKTALGLADIVLVTGGLGPTFDDITRQAAARAVGEKLVLSPELLRGLKVRFAKLRREMPPTNARQALLIRGARALPNPAGTAPGQALRLGGKLLLLQPGPLAEWRPMFKRYIAPEIKRAFRLRGAPPRVDISIGDTAESAAAEALAPVMERFPDAEYTILASPGTVRFLAAPGGKTPAKAAAQIRRMCRAALGGAVFGEGGATLSGALGAALEKRGQTLALAESCTGGLAASMITDRPGSSRYFPGGIVAYSNEAKIKFLGVRRATIKKHGAVSAQCALEMAAGARAAFGADWGLAITGIAGPGGGTRQKPVGLVYIAAAGPGGKSAAQERRFCSSRENNKLYSAAAALNLLRKMINS, translated from the coding sequence ATGGCAAACGCGCGCGCATTCCTTATATTCACCGGCACGGAACTGGTGCGGGGCAGGCTTAACTCCTACACCCCGCTGATTTGCGCCGAACTGGAAAAGCTGGGCGTTTCCGTCTGCGGGGAGACCACCCTGCCCGACTACGAGAATGCCGTCGCCCGCGCGATAAAAACCGCGCTGGGCTTGGCGGATATTGTCCTTGTAACCGGCGGGCTCGGCCCCACTTTTGACGATATAACGCGGCAGGCCGCCGCGCGGGCGGTTGGCGAAAAACTTGTCCTGTCGCCGGAACTGCTGCGCGGACTTAAAGTGCGTTTTGCCAAACTGCGCCGCGAAATGCCGCCCACAAACGCGCGGCAGGCGCTGCTTATCCGGGGGGCGCGCGCGCTGCCCAACCCCGCCGGGACAGCGCCGGGGCAGGCGCTGCGGCTGGGAGGGAAGCTGCTGCTTCTCCAGCCCGGCCCGCTTGCCGAATGGCGGCCCATGTTCAAGCGCTATATCGCGCCCGAAATAAAGCGCGCCTTCCGGCTGCGCGGCGCGCCGCCCCGCGTTGACATCTCCATAGGCGACACCGCCGAATCCGCCGCCGCAGAGGCGCTGGCGCCGGTGATGGAGCGGTTCCCGGACGCGGAATACACCATTCTCGCCTCACCGGGCACGGTGCGCTTTCTGGCCGCGCCCGGCGGCAAAACCCCGGCGAAAGCCGCCGCGCAAATCCGGCGCATGTGCAGGGCCGCGCTGGGAGGCGCTGTTTTCGGCGAGGGCGGCGCCACGCTGTCCGGCGCGCTGGGCGCCGCGCTGGAAAAGCGGGGGCAGACGCTGGCCCTGGCCGAATCCTGCACCGGCGGGCTGGCCGCCAGCATGATAACCGACCGGCCCGGCAGCTCGCGCTATTTTCCGGGCGGTATCGTGGCCTATTCCAACGAAGCCAAAATAAAATTTCTGGGGGTGAGGCGCGCCACCATTAAAAAGCACGGCGCGGTATCCGCCCAATGCGCTCTGGAAATGGCCGCCGGCGCCAGGGCGGCCTTCGGCGCGGACTGGGGGCTGGCCATCACCGGCATAGCCGGGCCGGGCGGCGGAACCAGGCAAAAACCGGTGGGACTGGTCTATATCGCCGCCGCCGGGCCGGGCGGCAAAAGCGCGGCGCAGGAGCGGCGGTTCTGCTCCTCGCGCGAAAACAACAAGCTCTATTCCGCCGCCGCCGCGCTGAACCTGCTGCGAAAAATGATAAATTCATAG
- a CDS encoding hexose kinase → MANRVLVVNLNLAVDKTAVVDRLDKGRIYRLAEVKSLAGGKGVNVSRALTTLGVKPRLTGFLSGYSGRWIAGALRREGIENRCVIFSPGESRLCLSVVDGRDGIATDFNEEGSPVPAAARRRFLKTYAACLGGCGAAVFSGRICKGLGDGFFAQLIRIAKKRGALCALDTSGPALKAAAAAGPELVKLNREEFEYLSGDKLSGGALCRFFAKARAAGTEYIVVTDGPHPGWAVTPQKLWRFRPPEIKPLSAVGAGDSFMAGLICGFARGAGRQECLRLALGAAASDCLSLGAGIISRKQCLYFARHAALEKIREVCHA, encoded by the coding sequence ATGGCGAACAGAGTCCTTGTCGTCAACCTTAACCTGGCTGTAGACAAAACCGCCGTGGTGGACCGGCTGGACAAAGGCCGCATATACCGGCTGGCCGAAGTCAAAAGCCTGGCGGGCGGAAAGGGCGTCAATGTATCGCGCGCGCTGACGACGCTGGGCGTAAAGCCGCGCCTGACGGGCTTTCTGTCCGGGTATTCGGGCCGCTGGATTGCCGGCGCGCTGCGCCGCGAGGGGATTGAAAACCGCTGCGTGATATTTTCGCCGGGGGAAAGCCGCCTCTGCCTGTCGGTCGTGGACGGGCGCGACGGCATCGCCACCGATTTCAACGAGGAAGGCAGCCCCGTCCCCGCAGCGGCGCGGCGGCGCTTTCTGAAAACCTATGCCGCCTGCCTGGGCGGCTGCGGGGCGGCGGTGTTTTCCGGCAGGATATGCAAAGGGCTGGGCGACGGCTTTTTCGCGCAGCTTATAAGGATAGCCAAAAAACGCGGCGCGCTCTGCGCGCTGGACACCAGCGGCCCCGCGCTGAAAGCCGCCGCCGCCGCGGGGCCGGAACTGGTAAAGCTCAACCGCGAGGAGTTTGAATACCTTTCCGGGGATAAACTTTCCGGCGGCGCGCTGTGCCGATTTTTCGCCAAAGCGCGCGCCGCAGGCACGGAATACATAGTGGTTACCGACGGCCCGCATCCCGGCTGGGCTGTTACGCCGCAGAAGCTGTGGCGGTTTCGCCCGCCGGAGATAAAGCCGCTCTCCGCCGTGGGCGCGGGAGATTCGTTTATGGCCGGGCTGATTTGCGGCTTCGCGCGGGGCGCGGGCCGGCAGGAGTGCCTCAGGCTTGCGCTGGGCGCGGCGGCTTCCGACTGCCTGTCGCTGGGCGCGGGAATTATCAGCAGGAAACAATGCCTTTATTTCGCGCGGCACGCCGCGCTTGAAAAAATACGCGAGGTATGCCATGCATAA